A stretch of the Lolium perenne isolate Kyuss_39 chromosome 3, Kyuss_2.0, whole genome shotgun sequence genome encodes the following:
- the LOC127343137 gene encoding GDSL esterase/lipase At1g28600 isoform X1 produces the protein MASSASGRGGGFPSPAAVAALVVLAAAVVQARGSSAAAPCVPRVFSFGDSLADTGNFPFLYGNDSREPALRPPYGETFFRRATGRFSDGRLIVDFIADTMGLPFVRPYLSGRAAGDFASGANFAVGGAMALGPDFFRGRGVPMGDRMHLGIEMKWFRDLLDLLCPGNRTDCMGMINQSLFLVGEIGGNDYNIPLLSRVPFEKIRTFTPSVVNKISSTITELIGLGAKTLLVPGNLPIGCVPNYLMIFKSDKKEDYEPETGCLRWMNEFSEYHNRLLVDELEKLRKLHSGVSIIYADYYGAAMEVYHTPKQFGIEHPLEACCGGGGPYGVSMIARCGYGEYKVCDEPQKYGSWDGFHPSEAAYKGIAIGLLRGTYTQPSIATTISSCPQLIELGSSIEYKNCSTVLHMKIAAQVIGWLNTLVVLLVCC, from the exons ATGGCCTCCTCTGCCTCCGGGAGAGGAGGCGGCTTCCCCTCGCCGGCCGCGGTGGCGGCGCTCGTGGTGCTGGCGGCCGCGGTCGTTCAGGCGCGGGGATCGTCCGCGGCGGCGCCGTGCGTCCCGCGGGTGTTCAGCTTCGGGGACTCGCTGGCGGACACGGGCAACTTCCCCTTCCTCTACGGCAACGACTCCCGCGAGCCCGCGCTCAGGCCGCCGTACGGGGAGACCTTCTTCCGCCGCGCCACCGGCCGCTTCTCCGACGGCCGCCtcatcgtcgacttcatcg CGGACACCATGGGGCTGCCGTTCGTGCGGCCGTACCTGAGCGGGCGCGCCGCGGGGGACTTCGCGTCCGGGGCCAACTTCGCggtcggcggcgccatggcgcTGGGCCCGGACTTCTTCCGGGGGAGAGGGGTGCCCATGGGCGACCGCATGCACCTCGGCATCGAGATGAAGTGGTTCCGCGACCTGCTCGATCTGCTCTGCCCCGGGAACCGGACTG ATTGTATGGGCATGATAAACCAATCTCTCTTCTTGGTTGGAGAAATTGGGGGCAATGATTACAACATACCTCTTCTCTCTAGGGTGCCCTTTGAGAAGATTCGCACCTTCACCCCGAGTGTTGTTAACAAAATTTCTTCAACAATCACT GAATTGATTGGTCTGGGAGCCAAAACGTTGCTAGTTCCTGGTAACCTCCCAATTGGGTGCGTCCCAAACTACCTCATGATATTCAAGAGTGACAAGAAGGAAGATTATGAGCCAGAGACTGGTTGCCTACGGTGGATGAACGAATTCTCAGAGTACCACAACAGACTTCTCGTTGATGAGTTGGAAAAGTTGCGCAAGCTTCATTCTGGTGTGTCCATAATCTATGCCGATTACTATGGAGCTGCCATGGAGGTCTACCATACTCCCAAACAATTTG GGATCGAGCATCCTTTAGAAGCATGCTGTGGTGGAGGAGGACCCTATGGTGTGTCCATGATTGCAAGATGTGGATATGGAGAATACAAGGTGTGTGATGAACCACAAAAGTATGGATCATGGGATGGCTTCCATCCCTCAGAAGCTGCATATAAGGGCATCGCCATTGGCCTGCTAAGAGGAACATACACACAGCCTTCAATTGCTACCACCATCAGTTCGTGCCCACAACTTATTGAACTTGGCTCGTCTATTGAATACAAG AACTGCAGTACTGTTCTACACATGAAGATTGCTGCCCAAGTGATTGGCTGGCT AAATACTTTAGTTGTTCTGCTAGTTTGTTGTTAA
- the LOC127343139 gene encoding malate dehydrogenase 1, mitochondrial: MRPSAMRSAAQLLRRRSYSSASGQPERKVAILGAAGGIGQPLALLMKLNPLVSSLSLYDIAATPGVAADVSHINSPALVKGFMGDDQLAEALEGADLVIIPAGVPRKPGMTRDDLFNINAGIVKNLCTAIAKYCPNALINMISNPVNSTVPIAAEVFKKAGSYDEKKLFGVTTLDVVRARTFYAGKANVPVTGVNVPVVGGHAGITILPLFSQATPSTNALSSEDIKALTKRTQEGGTEVVEAKAGKGSATLSMAYAGAVFGDACLKGLNGVPDIVECSYVQSTITELPFFASKVRLGKNGVEEVLGLGELSAFEKEGLESLKGELKSSIDKGIAFANAS; encoded by the exons ATGAGGCCGTCGGCGATGAGATCCGCCGcgcagctcctccgccgccgcagcTACTCCTCCGCGTCCGGCCAGCCGGAGCGGAAGGTGGCCATCCTCGGCGCGGCCGGCGGGATCGGGCAGCCGCTGGCGCTCCTCATGAAGCTGAACCCGCTCGTCTCCTCCCTCTCCCTCTACGacatcgccgccacccccggcgtcgCCGCCGACGTCTCCCACATCAACTCCCCGGCCCTG GTGAAGGGCTTCATGGGGGACGACCAGCTCGCGGAGGCGTTGGAGGGGGCCGACCTCGTCATCATCCCCGCCGGCGTTCCGAGGAAGCCCGGCATGACCAGGGACGATCTCTTCAACATCAACGCCGGCATCGTTAAGAACCTCTGCACCGCCATCGCCAAGTACTGCCCCAAC GCTCTTATCAACATGATCAGCAACCCCGTGAACTCAACTGTTCCAATTGCTGCTGAAGTTTTCAAGAAGGCTGGTTCCTATGATGAGAAGAAATTGTTTGGTGTGACCACTCTTGATGTTGTTCGTGCCAGGACTTTCTATGCTGGGAAGGCTAACGTACCTGTTACTG GTGTGAACGTCCCTGTTGTTGGTGGTCATGCTGGTATCACCATTCTGCCACTGTTCTCACAG GCAACTCCTTCAACTAATGCATTGTCTAGTGAAGACATCAAGGCTCTCACCAAGAGGACACAGGAGGGTGGGACAGAAGTTGTTGAGGCAAAGGCTGGAAAGGGATCTGCAACCTTATCCATGGC GTATGCTGGCGCAGTTTTTGGTGATGCATGCTTGAAGGGTCTGAACGGAGTTCCTGACATTGTTGAATGCTCCTACGTGCAATCAACTATCACAGAACTGCCATTCTTTGCCTCCAAG GTGAGGCTCGGGAAGAATGGAGTCGAGGAAGTGCTTGGTTTGGGTGAGCTGTCGGCCTTTGAGAAGGAAGGTTTGGAAAGTCTCAAGGGTGAGCTCAAGTCTTCAATTGACAAGGGCATCGCGTTCGCCAATGCGAGTTAA
- the LOC127343137 gene encoding GDSL esterase/lipase At1g28600 isoform X3, which yields MASSASGRGGGFPSPAAVAALVVLAAAVVQARGSSAAAPCVPRVFSFGDSLADTGNFPFLYGNDSREPALRPPYGETFFRRATGRFSDGRLIVDFIADTMGLPFVRPYLSGRAAGDFASGANFAVGGAMALGPDFFRGRGVPMGDRMHLGIEMKWFRDLLDLLCPGNRTDCMGMINQSLFLVGEIGGNDYNIPLLSRVPFEKIRTFTPSVVNKISSTITELIGLGAKTLLVPGNLPIGCVPNYLMIFKSDKKEDYEPETGCLRWMNEFSEYHNRLLVDELEKLRKLHSGVSIIYADYYGAAMEVYHTPKQFGIEHPLEACCGGGGPYGVSMIARCGYGEYKVCDEPQKYGSWDGFHPSEAAYKGIAIGLLRGTYTQPSIATTISSCPQLIELGSSIEYKVLYDL from the exons ATGGCCTCCTCTGCCTCCGGGAGAGGAGGCGGCTTCCCCTCGCCGGCCGCGGTGGCGGCGCTCGTGGTGCTGGCGGCCGCGGTCGTTCAGGCGCGGGGATCGTCCGCGGCGGCGCCGTGCGTCCCGCGGGTGTTCAGCTTCGGGGACTCGCTGGCGGACACGGGCAACTTCCCCTTCCTCTACGGCAACGACTCCCGCGAGCCCGCGCTCAGGCCGCCGTACGGGGAGACCTTCTTCCGCCGCGCCACCGGCCGCTTCTCCGACGGCCGCCtcatcgtcgacttcatcg CGGACACCATGGGGCTGCCGTTCGTGCGGCCGTACCTGAGCGGGCGCGCCGCGGGGGACTTCGCGTCCGGGGCCAACTTCGCggtcggcggcgccatggcgcTGGGCCCGGACTTCTTCCGGGGGAGAGGGGTGCCCATGGGCGACCGCATGCACCTCGGCATCGAGATGAAGTGGTTCCGCGACCTGCTCGATCTGCTCTGCCCCGGGAACCGGACTG ATTGTATGGGCATGATAAACCAATCTCTCTTCTTGGTTGGAGAAATTGGGGGCAATGATTACAACATACCTCTTCTCTCTAGGGTGCCCTTTGAGAAGATTCGCACCTTCACCCCGAGTGTTGTTAACAAAATTTCTTCAACAATCACT GAATTGATTGGTCTGGGAGCCAAAACGTTGCTAGTTCCTGGTAACCTCCCAATTGGGTGCGTCCCAAACTACCTCATGATATTCAAGAGTGACAAGAAGGAAGATTATGAGCCAGAGACTGGTTGCCTACGGTGGATGAACGAATTCTCAGAGTACCACAACAGACTTCTCGTTGATGAGTTGGAAAAGTTGCGCAAGCTTCATTCTGGTGTGTCCATAATCTATGCCGATTACTATGGAGCTGCCATGGAGGTCTACCATACTCCCAAACAATTTG GGATCGAGCATCCTTTAGAAGCATGCTGTGGTGGAGGAGGACCCTATGGTGTGTCCATGATTGCAAGATGTGGATATGGAGAATACAAGGTGTGTGATGAACCACAAAAGTATGGATCATGGGATGGCTTCCATCCCTCAGAAGCTGCATATAAGGGCATCGCCATTGGCCTGCTAAGAGGAACATACACACAGCCTTCAATTGCTACCACCATCAGTTCGTGCCCACAACTTATTGAACTTGGCTCGTCTATTGAATACAAGGTCCTCTATGACTTGTAA
- the LOC127343137 gene encoding GDSL esterase/lipase At1g28600 isoform X2: MASSASGRGGGFPSPAAVAALVVLAAAVVQARGSSAAAPCVPRVFSFGDSLADTGNFPFLYGNDSREPALRPPYGETFFRRATGRFSDGRLIVDFIADTMGLPFVRPYLSGRAAGDFASGANFAVGGAMALGPDFFRGRGVPMGDRMHLGIEMKWFRDLLDLLCPGNRTDCMGMINQSLFLVGEIGGNDYNIPLLSRVPFEKIRTFTPSVVNKISSTITELIGLGAKTLLVPGNLPIGCVPNYLMIFKSDKKEDYEPETGCLRWMNEFSEYHNRLLVDELEKLRKLHSGVSIIYADYYGAAMEVYHTPKQFGIEHPLEACCGGGGPYGVSMIARCGYGEYKVCDEPQKYGSWDGFHPSEAAYKGIAIGLLRGTYTQPSIATTISSCPQLIELGSSIEYKNCSTVLHMKIAAQVIGWLLFFLHSV; encoded by the exons ATGGCCTCCTCTGCCTCCGGGAGAGGAGGCGGCTTCCCCTCGCCGGCCGCGGTGGCGGCGCTCGTGGTGCTGGCGGCCGCGGTCGTTCAGGCGCGGGGATCGTCCGCGGCGGCGCCGTGCGTCCCGCGGGTGTTCAGCTTCGGGGACTCGCTGGCGGACACGGGCAACTTCCCCTTCCTCTACGGCAACGACTCCCGCGAGCCCGCGCTCAGGCCGCCGTACGGGGAGACCTTCTTCCGCCGCGCCACCGGCCGCTTCTCCGACGGCCGCCtcatcgtcgacttcatcg CGGACACCATGGGGCTGCCGTTCGTGCGGCCGTACCTGAGCGGGCGCGCCGCGGGGGACTTCGCGTCCGGGGCCAACTTCGCggtcggcggcgccatggcgcTGGGCCCGGACTTCTTCCGGGGGAGAGGGGTGCCCATGGGCGACCGCATGCACCTCGGCATCGAGATGAAGTGGTTCCGCGACCTGCTCGATCTGCTCTGCCCCGGGAACCGGACTG ATTGTATGGGCATGATAAACCAATCTCTCTTCTTGGTTGGAGAAATTGGGGGCAATGATTACAACATACCTCTTCTCTCTAGGGTGCCCTTTGAGAAGATTCGCACCTTCACCCCGAGTGTTGTTAACAAAATTTCTTCAACAATCACT GAATTGATTGGTCTGGGAGCCAAAACGTTGCTAGTTCCTGGTAACCTCCCAATTGGGTGCGTCCCAAACTACCTCATGATATTCAAGAGTGACAAGAAGGAAGATTATGAGCCAGAGACTGGTTGCCTACGGTGGATGAACGAATTCTCAGAGTACCACAACAGACTTCTCGTTGATGAGTTGGAAAAGTTGCGCAAGCTTCATTCTGGTGTGTCCATAATCTATGCCGATTACTATGGAGCTGCCATGGAGGTCTACCATACTCCCAAACAATTTG GGATCGAGCATCCTTTAGAAGCATGCTGTGGTGGAGGAGGACCCTATGGTGTGTCCATGATTGCAAGATGTGGATATGGAGAATACAAGGTGTGTGATGAACCACAAAAGTATGGATCATGGGATGGCTTCCATCCCTCAGAAGCTGCATATAAGGGCATCGCCATTGGCCTGCTAAGAGGAACATACACACAGCCTTCAATTGCTACCACCATCAGTTCGTGCCCACAACTTATTGAACTTGGCTCGTCTATTGAATACAAG AACTGCAGTACTGTTCTACACATGAAGATTGCTGCCCAAGTGATTGGCTGGCTTTTGTTTTTCCTTCACTCTGTATAG